One genomic window of Motacilla alba alba isolate MOTALB_02 chromosome 3, Motacilla_alba_V1.0_pri, whole genome shotgun sequence includes the following:
- the SERTAD2 gene encoding SERTA domain-containing protein 2 isoform X1 — protein sequence MPEEFVKQREGYRNDQGAPRDHTKRVSRYMLGKGGKRKFDEHEDGLEGKVVSPTDGPSKVSYTLQRQTIFNISLMKLYNHRPLTEPSLQKTVLINNMLRRIQEELKQEGSLRPMFVAASQPADPLSDNFREAQPAFSHLASPPLLPADFVSTMPLESCLTPASLLEDDTFCTSPAVQHDGPTKPPPPALQPVKDSFSSALDEIEELCPAPTSAEAVAAESAAVDSKAQPSESNIHKPEGLPESRTAESKLMDPLPGNFEITASTGFLTDLTLDDILFADIDTSMYDFDPCTSATGAASKMAPVSADELLKTLAPYSSQPVTPNQPFKMDLTELDHIMEVLVGS from the exons ATGCCAGAAGAATTTGTTAAACAGAGGGAAGGATACAGGAATGACCAGGGAGCTCCTCGTGATCATACTAAAAGAGTGAGCAG ATATATGttggggaaaggaggaaagcgGAAGTTTGACGAGCATGAAGATGGGTTGGAAGGCAAAGTGGTGTCTCCCACTGACGGTCCCTCTAAGGTGTCTTACACCTTACAGCGTCAGACTATCTTCAACATTTCCCTTATGAAACTTTATAACCACAGGCCATTAACTGAGCCAAGCTTGCAAAAGACAGTTTTAATTAACAACATGTTGAGGCGAATCCAGGAAGAACTCAAACAAGAAGGCAGCTTGAGGCCCATGTTTGTGGCCGCCTCGCAGCCTGCCGACCCTCTCAGCGACAACTTCCGCGAGGCACAGCCGGCGTTCAGCCACCTGGCCTCGCCGCCCCTGCTCCCCGCCGACTTCGTAAGCACTATGCCCCTGGAGTCCTGCCTCACCCCGGCCTCTTTGCTCGAGGACGACACTTTTTGCACTTCCCCGGCTGTCCAGCACGATGGTCCGACAAAGCCACCACCTCCTGCTCTCCAACCAGTAAAGGACAGTTTCTCCTCAGCCTTGGACGAAATCGAGGAGCTTTGTCCAGCACCTACCTCCGCAGAGGCAGTAGCAGCTGAATCAGCAGCCGTCGACTCTAAAGCCCAGCCCAGCGAGTCCAACATCCACAAGCCTGAGGGCCTCCCAGAGAGCAGAACGGCTGAATCCAAACTCATGGACCCCCTGCCTGGCAACTTTGAGATAACAGCTTCCACAGGTTTCCTCACAGACTTGACCCTGGATGACATTCTGTTCGCTGACATTGATACGTCCATGTATGATTTTGACCCCTGCACATCTGCCACGGGGGCTGCCTCAAAAATGGCTCCTGTCTCAGCAGATGAGCTCCTAAAAACTCTCGCTCCGTACAGCAGTCAACCAGTAACTCCAAATCAGCCTTTCAAAATGGATCTCACAGAACTGGATCACATCATGGAGGTGCTTGTTGGgtcttaa
- the SERTAD2 gene encoding SERTA domain-containing protein 2 isoform X2, protein MLGKGGKRKFDEHEDGLEGKVVSPTDGPSKVSYTLQRQTIFNISLMKLYNHRPLTEPSLQKTVLINNMLRRIQEELKQEGSLRPMFVAASQPADPLSDNFREAQPAFSHLASPPLLPADFVSTMPLESCLTPASLLEDDTFCTSPAVQHDGPTKPPPPALQPVKDSFSSALDEIEELCPAPTSAEAVAAESAAVDSKAQPSESNIHKPEGLPESRTAESKLMDPLPGNFEITASTGFLTDLTLDDILFADIDTSMYDFDPCTSATGAASKMAPVSADELLKTLAPYSSQPVTPNQPFKMDLTELDHIMEVLVGS, encoded by the coding sequence ATGttggggaaaggaggaaagcgGAAGTTTGACGAGCATGAAGATGGGTTGGAAGGCAAAGTGGTGTCTCCCACTGACGGTCCCTCTAAGGTGTCTTACACCTTACAGCGTCAGACTATCTTCAACATTTCCCTTATGAAACTTTATAACCACAGGCCATTAACTGAGCCAAGCTTGCAAAAGACAGTTTTAATTAACAACATGTTGAGGCGAATCCAGGAAGAACTCAAACAAGAAGGCAGCTTGAGGCCCATGTTTGTGGCCGCCTCGCAGCCTGCCGACCCTCTCAGCGACAACTTCCGCGAGGCACAGCCGGCGTTCAGCCACCTGGCCTCGCCGCCCCTGCTCCCCGCCGACTTCGTAAGCACTATGCCCCTGGAGTCCTGCCTCACCCCGGCCTCTTTGCTCGAGGACGACACTTTTTGCACTTCCCCGGCTGTCCAGCACGATGGTCCGACAAAGCCACCACCTCCTGCTCTCCAACCAGTAAAGGACAGTTTCTCCTCAGCCTTGGACGAAATCGAGGAGCTTTGTCCAGCACCTACCTCCGCAGAGGCAGTAGCAGCTGAATCAGCAGCCGTCGACTCTAAAGCCCAGCCCAGCGAGTCCAACATCCACAAGCCTGAGGGCCTCCCAGAGAGCAGAACGGCTGAATCCAAACTCATGGACCCCCTGCCTGGCAACTTTGAGATAACAGCTTCCACAGGTTTCCTCACAGACTTGACCCTGGATGACATTCTGTTCGCTGACATTGATACGTCCATGTATGATTTTGACCCCTGCACATCTGCCACGGGGGCTGCCTCAAAAATGGCTCCTGTCTCAGCAGATGAGCTCCTAAAAACTCTCGCTCCGTACAGCAGTCAACCAGTAACTCCAAATCAGCCTTTCAAAATGGATCTCACAGAACTGGATCACATCATGGAGGTGCTTGTTGGgtcttaa